From Streptomyces sp. NBC_01460, a single genomic window includes:
- a CDS encoding cytochrome P450 translates to MSQASSPPDILSPAFAADPYGAYRTMRESAPLIHHEATGSYLVSRYEDVERVFKDRSQEFTTENYDWQLEPVHGRTILQLSGREHAVRRALVAPAFRGADLQEKFLPVIERNARELIDTFRHTGEADLVEAFATRFPVLVIADMLGLDRDDHQRFHGWYTNVIAFLGNLAGDPEVTAAGERTRQEFAEYMIPVIQRRREEPGDDLLSALCAAEVDGVRMSDEDIKAFCSLLLAAGGETTDKAIASVFANLLAHPEQLAAVQRDRSLVDRAFAETLRYTPPVHMIMRQTAGEVELSGGTVPAGATVTCLIGSANRDEARYAEPDRFDLFRDDLTSTTAFSAAADHLAFALGRHFCVGALLARAEVETGVNQLLDAMPELRLADGFQPVETGVFTRGPASLPVRFTPAAV, encoded by the coding sequence GTGTCCCAGGCTTCGTCACCACCCGACATTCTCTCGCCCGCGTTCGCCGCCGATCCCTACGGGGCCTACCGGACGATGCGCGAGAGCGCCCCCCTGATCCACCACGAGGCGACGGGGAGTTACCTCGTGTCCCGGTACGAGGACGTCGAGCGCGTCTTCAAGGACCGGTCCCAGGAATTCACCACCGAGAACTACGACTGGCAGCTAGAGCCCGTCCACGGCCGGACGATCCTCCAGCTCAGCGGCAGGGAGCACGCCGTACGCAGGGCCCTGGTCGCTCCGGCCTTCCGGGGCGCGGACCTCCAGGAGAAGTTCCTGCCCGTCATCGAGCGCAACGCCCGCGAGCTCATCGACACCTTCCGGCACACCGGAGAGGCGGACCTCGTCGAGGCGTTCGCAACCCGTTTCCCCGTCCTGGTCATCGCCGACATGCTCGGCCTGGACCGGGACGACCACCAGCGGTTCCACGGCTGGTACACCAACGTCATCGCCTTCCTCGGCAACCTGGCGGGCGACCCCGAGGTCACCGCGGCGGGGGAGCGGACCCGCCAGGAGTTCGCCGAGTACATGATCCCCGTCATCCAGCGGCGCAGGGAGGAGCCCGGGGACGACCTGCTCTCCGCGCTCTGCGCCGCCGAGGTCGACGGGGTGCGGATGAGCGACGAGGACATCAAGGCGTTCTGCAGCCTCCTCCTCGCCGCCGGCGGGGAGACCACCGACAAGGCCATCGCCTCGGTCTTCGCGAACCTGCTGGCCCACCCCGAGCAGCTGGCCGCCGTGCAGCGGGACCGGTCGCTCGTCGACCGGGCCTTCGCCGAGACGCTGCGGTACACCCCTCCGGTCCACATGATCATGCGGCAGACGGCGGGCGAGGTTGAGCTGTCCGGTGGCACCGTCCCGGCCGGAGCCACCGTGACCTGTCTGATCGGCTCGGCCAACCGGGACGAGGCCCGCTACGCCGAACCCGACCGCTTCGACCTCTTCCGTGACGACCTGACCAGCACCACGGCGTTCTCCGCCGCCGCCGACCACCTGGCGTTCGCGCTGGGCCGGCACTTCTGCGTGGGCGCGCTGCTGGCCAGGGCCGAGGTCGAGACGGGCGTCAACCAGCTGCTCGACGCGATGCCGGAACTGCGTCTCGCCGACGGCTTCCAGCCGGTCGAGACGGGCGTCTTCACCCGTGGCCCGGCTTCGCTGCCCGTACGGTTCACCCCGGCCGCGGTGTGA
- a CDS encoding acyl-CoA dehydrogenase family protein, with amino-acid sequence MSYFSLALTEEQRDLRDWVHGFAAQVVRPAAAEWDAREETPWPVIQEAARIGLYGFESLADMYGDPSGLSLQIANEELFWGDAGIGMALFGTSLAVAGIFASGTPDQLAEWVPQCYGDEDDPKVAAFCVSEPQAGSDVSAMATRARYDEAKDEWVLSGQKAWITNGGIAEVHVVVASVDSSLGARGQAAFIVPPGTKGLAASRTIKKLGLRASHTADVFLDDVRVPGHCLLGGKEKLDARLARAREGGTAKGQAAMATFEVSRPTVGAQALGIARAAYEYALEYAGEREAFGRPIIENQSIAFALADIRTEIEAVRLLIWQAAWMARNDRTFDAGQGSMSKLRAGELAVSATEKAVQILGGAGYSREHPVERMYRDAKIYTIFEGTSEIQRLVIARAISGRHIR; translated from the coding sequence ATGAGCTACTTCTCCCTCGCCCTGACCGAGGAACAGCGGGACCTGCGCGACTGGGTGCACGGCTTCGCCGCCCAGGTGGTCCGCCCGGCGGCCGCCGAATGGGACGCGCGGGAAGAGACCCCGTGGCCGGTCATCCAGGAAGCCGCCAGGATCGGTCTGTACGGCTTCGAGTCCCTCGCCGACATGTACGGGGACCCGAGCGGACTCTCCCTCCAGATCGCCAACGAGGAGCTGTTCTGGGGCGACGCGGGCATCGGCATGGCGCTGTTCGGCACCTCGCTCGCGGTCGCCGGGATCTTCGCCTCCGGCACCCCGGACCAGCTCGCCGAGTGGGTCCCCCAGTGCTACGGCGACGAGGACGACCCCAAGGTGGCGGCGTTCTGCGTCTCCGAGCCCCAGGCGGGCTCCGACGTCTCCGCGATGGCCACCCGGGCCCGCTACGACGAGGCCAAGGACGAGTGGGTGCTCTCCGGCCAGAAGGCGTGGATCACCAACGGCGGGATCGCCGAGGTCCATGTCGTGGTCGCCTCGGTCGACTCCTCGCTCGGCGCCCGCGGGCAGGCGGCGTTCATCGTCCCGCCCGGTACGAAGGGTCTGGCGGCGAGCCGCACCATCAAGAAGCTGGGCCTCCGCGCGTCGCACACCGCCGACGTCTTCCTCGACGACGTACGCGTCCCCGGGCACTGTCTGCTCGGCGGGAAGGAGAAGCTCGACGCCCGGCTGGCCCGCGCCCGCGAGGGCGGGACCGCCAAGGGCCAGGCGGCCATGGCGACCTTCGAGGTCAGCCGTCCCACGGTGGGGGCGCAGGCGCTGGGCATCGCGCGGGCGGCGTACGAGTACGCGCTGGAGTACGCGGGAGAGCGCGAGGCGTTCGGCCGCCCCATCATCGAGAACCAGTCGATCGCGTTCGCGCTGGCCGACATCCGCACCGAGATCGAGGCCGTACGCCTGCTGATCTGGCAGGCCGCGTGGATGGCCCGCAACGACCGGACCTTCGACGCCGGACAGGGGTCCATGTCCAAGCTCCGCGCGGGTGAACTCGCGGTCTCCGCGACGGAGAAGGCCGTCCAGATCCTCGGCGGTGCCGGCTACAGCAGGGAACACCCGGTGGAGCGGATGTACCGCGACGCGAAGATCTACACCATCTTCGAGGGGACGAGCGAGATCCAGCGCCTGGTCATCGCCCGGGCCATATCGGGGCGTCACATCCGCTGA
- a CDS encoding SCP2 sterol-binding domain-containing protein, with protein sequence MAENSSGNLTDELSGLDFAAVSPEEFARIVKGLSARQLGEVMHGDLRTRVLSEVFGRMRQQFRPEAAGQLKALIRWKITGESEEVYETSIADGACTVSAGRSDAEPRTTLVMGDAEFLKLVSGNGNPVTMFMMRKLKIAGDVGLASGLTRYFDIPKA encoded by the coding sequence GTGGCCGAGAACAGCAGCGGCAACCTCACCGACGAACTGTCCGGGCTCGACTTCGCGGCCGTCTCCCCCGAGGAGTTCGCACGGATCGTCAAGGGCCTGTCCGCCAGGCAGCTCGGCGAGGTCATGCACGGTGACCTGCGCACCCGGGTGCTGAGCGAGGTCTTCGGCCGGATGCGCCAGCAGTTCCGTCCGGAGGCGGCCGGTCAGCTGAAGGCCCTGATCCGCTGGAAGATCACCGGCGAGAGCGAAGAGGTCTACGAGACCTCCATAGCCGACGGTGCCTGCACGGTGAGCGCGGGCCGCTCGGACGCGGAGCCCCGCACGACGCTGGTCATGGGCGACGCGGAGTTCCTCAAGCTGGTCTCCGGCAACGGCAATCCCGTGACGATGTTCATGATGCGCAAGCTGAAGATCGCCGGCGACGTCGGCCTGGCCTCGGGGCTCACCCGCTACTTCGACATCCCGAAGGCCTGA